The following DNA comes from Thermoanaerobaculales bacterium.
GCTGCCGCTGGTCCTGTTCGAGGACGTCAACCCGCGGCGGGCGCTCGCCGAGAGCGCGAGGCGGTCGGTCGGCGAACGTCGGATCATCCTGGGGGTGATTGCGATGTGGTTGGCGGGCGCGGTGGCGCTTGCAGCCGCCGTCACATCGCTCCCCGAGGCGCTCGGCCGAGCTGCCGCGCCGCTGCTTTCCGGCTCGCTCGCGGCGCTGCTCGTGTTCATCGCCGCGCTGGCGGTCCTGTGGTTTGCCGCCGGCCTCGCGGTCAGCATCGTCAACGTCTCGCTGCTCGCGCTGCTCCTGGTCCGGCTCTACCTGCGCCTCGGCGATCCGCGCTCGCCCAGCCTGCCGGAGGCGCCGAGCTGGGCGCGCCCCGGCGAGCCCGCCTGGATCCCCCGATCGTTCAGGATCGGCGCGGCGGTCCTCGCCGCGGCTGTCGTGGTCAACATCGCCCTCCTCAACCTGGCGGCGTCGCGGCGCGACCGCCCGGTGCTGGTGATCGCGCATCGCGGCGCCTCGGCGGCGGCGCCCCAGAACACGCTGGCCGCGTTTCGACTGGCGGTCGAGCAGGGGGCGGACCTCGTCGAGCTCGACGTCCAGGAGTCGGCGGACGGCGAGGTGCTGGTCGTGCACGACAGCGATCTCATGAACGTGGCCGGCGTCTCCATGCAGATCTGGAGCGCCCCGGCGGCAACGCTGCGCTCGGTCGACGTCGGCAGCCGCGCCGGCCCTCGGTTCGCCGGCGAGCGGGTGCCGACTCTCGCCGAGGCGCTCGCGGTCTGCAAGGGCCGCACGGGCGTGCTCATCGAGCTCAAGTCCTATGGCCACAACCAGCGCCTCGAGGAGAGGGTGGTCTCGATCGTCGAGGCGTCCGGCATGGAGAAGCAGTGCCTCTACATGTCGATGGACCACACCGTGGCGTGGAAGCTCAAGCATCTGCGGCCCAATTGGCGCGTTGGGGTGCTTGTCGCCAAGGCGGTGGGGGATGTCAGGAAGCTCGGCGCCGACTTCCTGGCGGTCGAGGCGAGGATGGCCACTCCGCGTTTCGTGCGTCGCGCCCATCGCGCCGGCCAGCAGGTCTACGTGTGGACCGTCAACGACCCGGCGTGGATGCTCAGCGCGATGAGCCGCGGCGCGGACGGGCTCATCACCGACGTGCCGGA
Coding sequences within:
- a CDS encoding glycerophosphodiester phosphodiesterase family protein; its protein translation is MWKQTRGLLADAVRDALHSWRSLLLTDLAYKALAVMVLGPLTLLLLRWIMFSPRNRVVADADILRFFVTTRAGVAALIVGGAVFLAISALELACLMGIGFTAAQGSRLTAREALVVGGRQALDVLRLTLHIVLRLLAAAAPLLALLGLGYWALLGRHDINYYLAERPAAFWAAAALAAVVGAGLASVLGWMIARWVFALPLVLFEDVNPRRALAESARRSVGERRIILGVIAMWLAGAVALAAAVTSLPEALGRAAAPLLSGSLAALLVFIAALAVLWFAAGLAVSIVNVSLLALLLVRLYLRLGDPRSPSLPEAPSWARPGEPAWIPRSFRIGAAVLAAAVVVNIALLNLAASRRDRPVLVIAHRGASAAAPQNTLAAFRLAVEQGADLVELDVQESADGEVLVVHDSDLMNVAGVSMQIWSAPAATLRSVDVGSRAGPRFAGERVPTLAEALAVCKGRTGVLIELKSYGHNQRLEERVVSIVEASGMEKQCLYMSMDHTVAWKLKHLRPNWRVGVLVAKAVGDVRKLGADFLAVEARMATPRFVRRAHRAGQQVYVWTVNDPAWMLSAMSRGADGLITDVPDEARRVVARRAGMSDAQRVALALLIRAGARTEMLAAEDDLQP